In a genomic window of Polycladomyces abyssicola:
- a CDS encoding APC family permease, with protein MNQSGQLKRSLNLWQIVVLGVGYMTPMVVFDTFGIVSGESGGLTPTAYIVGLIAMLFTAASYGQMVKAFPNAGSAYTYTQKTISPHLGFLVGWSALLDYIFLPMVNALLAKIYFNALFPTVPDWIWVLLFVAAVTVLNVLNVNFLANFNTFLVFYQTLVVVLYIALVIQDLLAGKGAGSVFTLQPLVKPDLDFSHLLAGASIVCFSYLGFDAVTTLSEETPEPTKTIPRGIFLVAMVGGLIFITTSYFAQAMFPDVSKFNDPEAPSPEMALIVGGKIFQIFFLAGAFMGTLASGLASHASVTRLLYAMGRDRVLPKKVFGYVHPRWGTPVYNVIIVGFVCLTALFIELDTAASLINYGALIAFTFVNLSVIAHYVVKEKQHSTLKGFFSYLISPLAGAAFVAYLWYSIQTSALVMGLIWSGVGITILMYITKMFRVQPPQYQEDNADQKTIAG; from the coding sequence ATGAATCAATCCGGACAACTGAAACGATCACTCAATTTGTGGCAAATTGTCGTCCTCGGTGTAGGTTATATGACACCCATGGTTGTATTCGACACGTTTGGAATTGTATCTGGAGAATCGGGAGGACTGACACCAACCGCTTATATTGTGGGACTCATCGCCATGTTGTTTACGGCGGCCAGTTATGGACAGATGGTAAAAGCGTTTCCCAATGCAGGTTCTGCCTATACGTACACGCAAAAAACAATCAGCCCGCATCTTGGTTTTCTGGTAGGCTGGTCGGCACTCCTGGACTATATTTTCCTGCCGATGGTAAACGCACTGCTAGCAAAAATTTATTTTAACGCTTTGTTTCCCACAGTTCCTGATTGGATCTGGGTGCTCTTATTTGTGGCCGCAGTAACTGTGCTAAATGTCTTAAATGTCAACTTCCTTGCCAATTTCAACACGTTTTTGGTCTTTTATCAAACACTGGTGGTAGTACTTTACATCGCTCTCGTTATTCAAGATCTTCTGGCGGGAAAAGGCGCAGGCAGTGTTTTCACTTTACAGCCACTGGTGAAGCCTGATCTGGATTTCTCTCACCTGTTAGCAGGTGCATCGATTGTTTGCTTCTCTTACTTGGGGTTTGATGCCGTGACCACTTTGTCTGAGGAGACGCCCGAACCGACCAAGACGATCCCGCGCGGGATTTTCCTGGTGGCTATGGTTGGCGGACTCATATTCATCACCACTTCTTACTTCGCACAAGCCATGTTTCCCGACGTGTCCAAGTTTAATGATCCTGAAGCTCCTTCGCCCGAAATGGCTCTCATTGTAGGAGGGAAGATTTTCCAAATCTTTTTCTTGGCAGGCGCGTTTATGGGCACTCTCGCATCCGGACTCGCTTCCCATGCCAGTGTAACTCGCCTGTTATATGCGATGGGACGGGATCGTGTGTTGCCAAAAAAAGTGTTTGGTTATGTCCATCCCCGCTGGGGAACCCCAGTGTATAACGTGATCATCGTCGGTTTTGTCTGTCTGACCGCCTTGTTCATTGAGCTTGACACTGCTGCATCACTTATCAACTACGGAGCATTAATCGCTTTCACTTTTGTTAATCTGTCCGTAATTGCCCATTATGTGGTGAAAGAGAAGCAACACAGTACGCTAAAAGGTTTCTTCAGTTATCTCATCTCTCCTCTGGCCGGGGCAGCATTCGTCGCTTACTTGTGGTACAGCATTCAAACGAGTGCCTTGGTTATGGGCTTGATTTGGTCTGGAGTTGGTATCACTATTCTCATGTACATTACGAAAATGTTCCGGGTACAACCCCCTCAATATCAAGAGGATAATGCAGACCAAAAAACCATCGCCGGCTAA
- a CDS encoding GNAT family N-acetyltransferase gives MWTIRPAQVKDARKIQQHLHKAYRPIRKYGFNMEAVDVSVKRVEESIREDEFYVIADEDDRIWGTVRLQDNDETRDTLSWFSIAPELKGQGLGKMLFEFAQERAKERGRKKLYLDTAKDHPWLPDMYRRWGCKEIGTIRWPGQNFDAVQFEIEL, from the coding sequence ATGTGGACGATTCGCCCTGCCCAAGTAAAGGACGCACGCAAGATCCAGCAACATCTGCACAAGGCGTATCGACCGATCAGGAAGTACGGGTTCAACATGGAAGCGGTGGATGTTTCCGTCAAACGTGTGGAAGAGAGCATTCGCGAAGATGAGTTTTACGTGATCGCAGACGAGGATGACCGTATTTGGGGAACAGTTCGGCTGCAGGACAATGACGAAACAAGGGACACGCTCAGTTGGTTCAGCATCGCCCCGGAGTTGAAAGGACAAGGCTTGGGCAAAATGCTGTTTGAATTTGCACAGGAACGGGCCAAAGAACGGGGACGAAAGAAACTGTATCTCGATACGGCAAAGGATCACCCGTGGCTGCCGGATATGTACCGGCGTTGGGGTTGCAAGGAAATTGGGACGATTCGCTGGCCGGGTCAAAATTTTGACGCCGTTCAGTTTGAGATTGAGCTCTGA
- a CDS encoding putrescine aminotransferase: protein MGNKYSEIYSYTSKVLDLISKQEINEEDAKWVTDETLNGFKEHVNPGFLEYRKTVTKDMQFAAVEWKDSGPNCFIDVNGKEYIDCLGGFGIYNVGHRHPKVVKAVKDQMDRQALHSQDLLDPLRAMLAKTLADLTPGDLKYSYFGNSGTESVEAALKLAKIYHKKNDRHTFLATTRAFHGKSLGSLSGTAKGVFRKPFLPLVHGFRHVPFGDIDMMYKTMHACHMVGEEVAAVIVEPIQGEGGVIVPPDDYLSKLRELCDEYGALLIFDEVQTGMGRTGKMFCCEHYDVVPDILCLGKAFGGGIMPASATVATEEVFSHWFENPFLHTTTFGGNPLACAAALANINVLIEEKLPERAAEIGEYLIRGLRDAMKGHENIVLEIRGKGLLIGIEFVSDEIGYEVSKGFFDNGVLVAGTLVNAKTIRVEPPLTIEKTQCDRVCEVFAKVLNEVNKQLVKG from the coding sequence ATGGGTAATAAGTATTCTGAGATTTACAGCTATACTTCAAAAGTATTGGACCTTATTTCAAAGCAGGAAATTAATGAAGAAGATGCTAAATGGGTGACTGATGAAACGTTAAACGGGTTTAAAGAGCATGTCAATCCCGGCTTTTTGGAGTATCGTAAGACTGTAACAAAAGATATGCAGTTTGCAGCAGTCGAGTGGAAAGACTCCGGCCCCAACTGCTTTATAGACGTGAATGGGAAAGAGTATATTGACTGCCTGGGCGGCTTTGGAATCTATAACGTCGGGCATCGCCACCCGAAAGTGGTTAAAGCGGTGAAGGATCAGATGGACCGGCAAGCTTTGCACAGCCAGGACTTGCTGGATCCATTGCGTGCCATGCTGGCCAAAACGCTGGCCGATTTGACACCGGGAGATCTCAAGTACTCTTATTTCGGCAACAGCGGCACCGAATCGGTCGAAGCAGCGCTCAAGTTGGCCAAAATCTATCATAAGAAAAATGACAGACACACCTTCCTGGCTACGACCCGTGCGTTTCACGGAAAAAGCTTGGGATCTCTGTCAGGTACGGCAAAAGGTGTTTTCCGTAAACCATTTTTGCCTTTGGTTCACGGTTTCCGCCATGTACCATTTGGCGATATCGATATGATGTATAAAACGATGCACGCCTGCCATATGGTCGGGGAAGAAGTCGCCGCTGTCATTGTGGAGCCGATTCAGGGCGAAGGCGGCGTCATTGTTCCTCCGGATGATTACCTGTCAAAGCTTCGTGAACTGTGTGATGAGTATGGTGCCCTGCTAATCTTTGATGAAGTTCAGACTGGAATGGGACGTACCGGAAAAATGTTCTGTTGTGAGCATTATGATGTGGTACCGGATATCTTATGTTTAGGCAAAGCGTTCGGCGGAGGAATCATGCCGGCTAGTGCAACGGTTGCGACAGAAGAAGTATTCTCGCACTGGTTTGAAAATCCGTTCCTTCATACCACTACCTTTGGCGGAAATCCGCTCGCTTGTGCCGCTGCTCTGGCCAACATTAATGTGTTGATCGAAGAGAAATTGCCCGAGCGCGCGGCCGAAATCGGGGAATATTTGATCCGAGGTTTAAGAGATGCCATGAAAGGGCATGAAAATATCGTTCTGGAAATTCGCGGGAAAGGGCTCCTCATTGGAATCGAGTTTGTCAGCGATGAAATTGGTTACGAAGTGTCTAAAGGATTCTTTGACAACGGGGTGCTTGTGGCGGGAACACTCGTGAATGCCAAAACGATCCGGGTTGAGCCACCTCTCACCATTGAGAAAACTCAATGTGACCGGGTATGTGAGGTATTTGCCAAAGTACTCAACGAAGTTAACAAACAACTGGTTAAAGGTTAA
- a CDS encoding LysR family transcriptional regulator: protein MELRHLKTFKVVADMGGFTRAAEALGYAQSTITSHIQSLERELGRPLFDRLGKTVVLTSAGERLYEYASQILRLSQAAESAVTDDSQPAGKLTIGAPESLTVYRLPAIMREYKERYPDVQIVLMPSQCWEMSPKLRAGELDVAFLLAPPAEEPDLQVETLLAEPMALIASPQHPLKDRACVHPEDLIHETLLKTEKGCSYRHCFEHDMKSVYPAHEIEFWNIEAIKQCVMAGLGIAYLPRVTVETELKEGKLIALPWYQDQPVVLTQLAYHKNKWLSPALRVFVDMVHRHAEQWRKTASTVTSA, encoded by the coding sequence TTGGAACTGCGTCACTTGAAAACGTTCAAGGTCGTTGCCGATATGGGCGGATTCACCCGCGCTGCTGAGGCATTGGGGTACGCGCAATCAACCATCACCTCTCACATTCAGTCGCTGGAACGGGAACTGGGGCGTCCGTTGTTCGACCGATTGGGTAAAACAGTGGTGCTCACCTCCGCCGGTGAACGGCTGTACGAATACGCTTCTCAAATCCTGCGACTCTCCCAAGCGGCCGAATCAGCGGTGACGGATGATTCACAACCCGCGGGCAAATTGACGATCGGTGCTCCGGAATCGTTGACGGTTTATCGTTTACCGGCCATCATGCGTGAATACAAGGAACGGTACCCCGATGTGCAAATCGTGCTGATGCCCAGTCAGTGCTGGGAAATGTCTCCCAAACTGCGTGCTGGTGAGTTGGATGTCGCTTTCCTGCTGGCACCGCCTGCCGAGGAACCGGACCTGCAAGTGGAAACGCTGTTGGCCGAACCGATGGCGTTGATCGCCTCACCCCAACACCCGTTGAAGGATCGCGCATGTGTCCATCCCGAGGACCTGATCCACGAAACCCTGTTGAAAACGGAAAAAGGATGCAGTTACCGCCATTGTTTTGAACATGACATGAAATCCGTATATCCTGCTCATGAGATCGAGTTTTGGAACATCGAAGCGATCAAACAATGTGTCATGGCGGGTCTCGGCATCGCCTACCTGCCCCGGGTCACGGTGGAAACCGAGCTGAAAGAAGGGAAATTGATCGCGCTCCCATGGTACCAGGATCAGCCGGTCGTTCTCACTCAGTTGGCGTATCACAAGAACAAATGGCTGTCCCCCGCTTTGCGTGTGTTTGTCGACATGGTACACCGACATGCGGAGCAGTGGCGGAAAACGGCGTCCACCGTCACAAGTGCATAG
- a CDS encoding NAD-dependent epimerase/dehydratase family protein, translating into MRVLVTGGTGFVGRNLVHLLHDAGHEVTLLHRPTSRLHDLPDGIRKVQGDVTDADSIAGVCEGIDWVFHVAGEVSWGRFVRRAMSDSHVIGTQNMVNEAKRAGVRRFVQTSSAAAVGLPDSEEPVDETYPFDGGQLDVGYAIAKRKAEEIVLRAVDDGLPAVVVNPTVIFGIRTYTPNFVAAVAKGRLTIAPDGGVNLCDVRDVVRGHLLAAEKGRIGERYILGGTNLLFVEAFRRIARLGGSDRPIRVLKRTAAIPIALVSESLSWINGREPALAWDLAKLTGRRIYYSSQKAMRELGYTITPFDEAMRETVDWLMGNTRVD; encoded by the coding sequence ATGCGCGTCTTGGTAACCGGCGGAACCGGTTTTGTCGGTCGCAATCTGGTTCATCTGTTGCACGATGCGGGTCATGAGGTAACCTTGTTGCACCGCCCGACATCACGGTTGCACGATCTGCCTGACGGCATTCGAAAAGTGCAGGGAGACGTGACGGATGCCGATTCCATCGCAGGCGTCTGCGAAGGGATCGACTGGGTATTCCATGTGGCGGGAGAGGTGAGTTGGGGCCGTTTTGTCCGTCGGGCCATGTCAGATAGCCATGTGATAGGGACGCAAAACATGGTGAATGAGGCGAAACGGGCCGGTGTCCGACGTTTTGTACAAACCAGTTCAGCTGCTGCGGTAGGCCTGCCGGACTCCGAGGAGCCGGTGGATGAAACTTATCCTTTTGACGGCGGACAATTGGATGTGGGGTACGCGATCGCCAAACGGAAAGCCGAGGAGATCGTTCTGCGGGCGGTGGATGACGGATTGCCTGCAGTAGTGGTCAATCCAACCGTGATCTTCGGTATCCGTACATACACGCCCAATTTTGTCGCAGCGGTGGCCAAAGGGCGGCTCACCATTGCGCCTGACGGTGGTGTCAATCTGTGTGACGTGCGGGACGTGGTCCGCGGACATCTCTTGGCGGCGGAAAAGGGACGGATCGGGGAGCGCTACATCTTGGGCGGAACCAATCTCCTCTTTGTGGAGGCGTTTCGCCGCATTGCCCGGTTGGGTGGCTCGGATAGGCCGATCCGTGTGTTGAAGCGGACGGCGGCGATCCCGATCGCGCTGGTTTCCGAATCCCTTTCCTGGATCAACGGTCGGGAGCCCGCATTGGCATGGGATTTGGCCAAACTGACGGGCCGTCGCATCTATTATTCTTCACAAAAGGCGATGCGTGAGCTGGGATACACGATCACTCCGTTTGACGAGGCGATGCGGGAAACAGTTGACTGGTTGATGGGTAACACCAGGGTTGACTAA
- a CDS encoding APC family permease, with product MGAERKLGPVLLSGLIIGPVLGSGIILLPPLVYRIAGDQAIIAWTVTMGLSFLFAYLFGQLTIRYPGDAGMATAVENAFGRPIKHLAAQFLIAAVLVGPVAVMLTAAEYLSVWLAGDRGYSMMIAFFLLGICFTILLWPLAWVSRVSLLLSSLAAGTLVVGSLAAIPYFRSGSLWQTPFHLPDFGYGLLLLFWALVGWEMIGNYSLEVRDLRRTIPRAIAYSAVVVTLVSLAVAAATQWIDPARVPEAGTHSLRLALVLTPLFGRATMTAITLLTTGLCISTYLLAVGSASRLIASLADEGALPQWMSKRSRHRTPVGGLTFLTVIHLTVLTFTALGWLHLERLVSIADAFFLCNALLGIVAAFRLFRQKQMKTVAVLLGSGFVIILAFSSWWVLLMIAAMGGNQLYRSRAERLKQQTMERS from the coding sequence ATGGGTGCGGAGCGCAAACTGGGACCTGTACTGCTCAGCGGCTTGATCATTGGACCGGTGTTGGGTTCGGGCATCATCCTGTTGCCCCCGCTTGTGTATCGAATTGCGGGCGATCAGGCGATTATCGCATGGACCGTAACGATGGGCCTGAGTTTTTTGTTTGCGTATTTGTTCGGGCAGTTGACCATCCGGTATCCCGGTGATGCCGGTATGGCAACGGCTGTGGAAAACGCGTTCGGCCGGCCAATCAAACATTTGGCGGCGCAATTCCTGATCGCGGCCGTATTGGTGGGGCCTGTTGCGGTGATGCTGACTGCTGCTGAGTATCTCAGTGTGTGGCTGGCGGGAGATCGCGGTTACAGCATGATGATCGCTTTTTTCCTGCTGGGAATCTGTTTTACGATCTTGTTGTGGCCGCTCGCGTGGGTGAGCCGCGTCTCTCTGTTGTTATCTTCGTTGGCGGCTGGTACGCTGGTAGTGGGGAGTTTGGCTGCGATTCCCTATTTCCGCAGCGGTTCGTTGTGGCAAACGCCGTTTCACCTTCCCGACTTCGGATATGGTTTGCTCCTGTTGTTCTGGGCGCTGGTCGGTTGGGAAATGATCGGCAACTACAGCTTGGAGGTAAGGGATCTCAGGCGCACGATCCCCCGGGCGATTGCCTACAGCGCCGTCGTGGTGACGCTGGTCAGCTTGGCCGTGGCGGCGGCGACACAGTGGATTGATCCTGCCCGCGTGCCGGAGGCGGGAACACACTCCCTTCGTTTGGCGCTGGTATTAACGCCGCTCTTCGGTCGCGCGACGATGACGGCGATCACTTTACTGACCACGGGGCTGTGCATCAGCACCTATCTATTGGCAGTGGGCAGTGCATCGCGGTTGATTGCATCGCTGGCGGATGAAGGGGCATTGCCCCAATGGATGTCCAAACGGTCGCGACATCGCACGCCGGTGGGCGGACTGACGTTTTTAACCGTCATCCATTTGACAGTGCTGACATTCACGGCATTAGGCTGGCTACATCTGGAGCGGTTGGTCTCTATTGCCGACGCATTTTTTCTGTGCAACGCGTTGCTCGGGATCGTGGCGGCGTTTCGTCTTTTTCGCCAGAAACAAATGAAAACCGTTGCTGTATTGCTGGGATCGGGGTTTGTCATCATATTGGCATTCAGCTCGTGGTGGGTGTTGCTGATGATTGCCGCGATGGGCGGTAATCAACTGTATCGCTCCCGTGCGGAGCGGTTGAAACAACAAACGATGGAGCGGTCATGA
- a CDS encoding sigma 54-interacting transcriptional regulator, which yields MLVFTAENIRPIQTVSICASISEVQKHLQRHKDRYLFVREDDEIVGFVKARNIKRYEDFSSLLEEMTPLDRVYSITCGQQVPDVYKLLGEDIILVRDENQVLCGYLQRDDIIIELLRQDETIDLFRTILSSIPLGIFVVDRKGYMINYNVEGLRMIKMDAEQIQNVKASEIFGAEHIDRVLSTGETVLNQLHITPQMGILADYSPILNKENEVKGMIIIVQDLPMLEELAMELDYVKGLNKDLNAILSTVYDEILVVDSEGRLLRFSDNKMSDFWAGDMNELIGKNLVELEEKGLFKPSVTRLVLERKKKVSVIQETAQGRKVLAVGTPVFDEQGNLDRIVIASRDITETTKLKSELKQVRRLSEQYKKELVDLKKREMLNRNIIYCSPKIERIMKYIEKVAQFSSTVLLTGESGVGKEVFAKAIHQLGPRSRKPFLKINCGAIPENLLESELFGYEKGAFTGADPKGKIGYFRQADKGVLFLDEIAEMPLSLQVKLLRVLQEREVIPVGGVQPIPVDVQIVAATNKNLEQLVEKGLFREDLYYRLNVIPIHIPPLRERLEDIPPLAYYFLQKLNETYNTNIQLAPDALNLLEVYPWPGNVRELQNVIERAVVTIDDDMIDADQISRLLQWKKLDTKSKPIITNIMPLQEALEEVEEQLILLAMEKYKTTTMAAKMLGISQSSVSRKYQKIMKKRAEKSKIV from the coding sequence ATGCTGGTGTTCACTGCAGAAAATATACGGCCTATTCAAACCGTATCCATTTGTGCTTCGATCTCCGAGGTACAAAAACATTTACAACGGCACAAAGACAGGTATTTATTTGTCCGGGAAGATGACGAAATCGTGGGTTTTGTAAAGGCGCGAAATATAAAGAGATATGAGGACTTTTCCTCTTTGTTGGAGGAGATGACTCCGCTTGATCGGGTTTATAGTATTACATGTGGCCAACAAGTGCCTGATGTTTATAAGTTATTGGGTGAAGATATTATTCTGGTAAGAGATGAGAACCAAGTCCTCTGCGGTTACTTGCAAAGAGATGATATTATCATTGAGTTATTAAGACAAGATGAAACCATTGATTTGTTTCGGACCATTTTGTCATCGATCCCTCTGGGAATCTTCGTTGTTGACCGTAAAGGCTATATGATTAACTACAATGTTGAAGGACTCAGGATGATCAAAATGGATGCCGAGCAGATACAAAATGTAAAGGCAAGTGAAATTTTCGGGGCTGAGCATATTGACCGGGTTTTATCCACTGGTGAAACCGTTCTTAATCAACTCCATATTACACCGCAGATGGGGATTTTAGCTGATTACAGCCCCATCTTGAATAAAGAAAATGAAGTCAAAGGGATGATTATCATTGTCCAGGATCTTCCTATGCTTGAAGAGCTGGCGATGGAACTGGATTATGTCAAAGGTTTAAATAAAGACTTAAATGCCATTCTTTCTACCGTCTATGATGAAATTCTCGTTGTGGACAGCGAAGGCCGATTGCTCCGGTTTAGTGATAACAAAATGTCTGATTTTTGGGCTGGGGATATGAATGAACTGATCGGCAAAAACCTGGTGGAATTAGAGGAAAAGGGACTGTTTAAGCCTTCGGTAACCCGATTGGTTTTAGAGCGCAAGAAGAAGGTATCTGTAATCCAAGAAACCGCGCAGGGCAGAAAAGTTCTGGCGGTTGGAACTCCGGTGTTTGATGAGCAAGGAAACCTGGACCGAATTGTGATCGCATCGCGGGATATTACGGAGACAACGAAACTGAAAAGCGAATTAAAGCAAGTGAGAAGGCTATCCGAACAGTACAAAAAAGAACTGGTGGATCTGAAGAAAAGAGAAATGTTGAATCGCAATATTATCTATTGCAGCCCGAAAATTGAACGTATCATGAAATATATCGAAAAAGTGGCGCAATTTTCGTCCACCGTTTTGCTGACAGGAGAATCCGGGGTGGGAAAAGAGGTCTTTGCCAAAGCGATCCACCAGCTCGGGCCCAGATCCAGGAAGCCCTTTCTTAAGATCAACTGTGGCGCGATACCTGAAAACTTGTTAGAGAGTGAACTTTTCGGCTATGAAAAAGGAGCTTTTACCGGTGCGGATCCAAAGGGAAAAATAGGCTATTTCAGACAAGCCGACAAAGGAGTCCTTTTTTTGGATGAAATTGCGGAGATGCCTCTGTCCCTGCAGGTAAAACTGCTCAGGGTCTTACAGGAACGCGAAGTGATTCCCGTCGGGGGCGTTCAGCCGATTCCGGTCGATGTACAAATCGTAGCCGCAACAAATAAAAACTTGGAACAGCTTGTGGAAAAAGGGCTCTTTCGTGAAGATCTCTATTATCGGTTAAATGTGATTCCGATTCATATCCCGCCGCTTAGAGAAAGGCTGGAAGATATTCCCCCACTCGCTTATTACTTTTTGCAAAAATTAAACGAAACCTACAATACAAACATTCAACTGGCTCCGGATGCATTAAATCTGTTGGAAGTTTACCCATGGCCCGGGAATGTGAGAGAGCTTCAAAATGTGATTGAGCGGGCGGTTGTCACGATTGATGACGATATGATTGACGCTGATCAAATTTCCCGCCTGTTGCAGTGGAAAAAATTGGATACGAAAAGCAAACCAATCATTACCAACATCATGCCCCTGCAAGAAGCATTGGAAGAAGTGGAAGAGCAGCTCATATTACTCGCCATGGAAAAATACAAAACGACGACAATGGCTGCCAAGATGCTGGGCATTAGCCAATCATCAGTAAGTCGAAAATATCAAAAAATAATGAAAAAGAGAGCGGAGAAATCAAAAATCGTATAA
- a CDS encoding lipoate--protein ligase family protein gives MEKTWRLLWTGYQNAAENMAVDEAILIAHSEGKAPPTIRFYGWNPPTLSIGYFQRVEKEVDLDRLRERGLGFVRRPTGGRAVLHDRELTYSIIVSESYPGIPRSVTQSYRVFSNGLLEGFRQLGLQADMVSLADESEKERFASMGSAACFDSPSWYELVVEGRKVAGSAQTRQRGVILQHGSILLDLDVDLLFDVLRFPSERVKERMKAGFLEKAVAINHLRENPVTMEEALEAFTRGFEKGMGIRLSPGELSAYEETLVQQLVETRYGRDEWNLKR, from the coding sequence ATGGAAAAGACATGGCGATTGCTGTGGACGGGATACCAAAACGCAGCGGAAAACATGGCGGTGGATGAGGCGATTCTGATCGCGCACAGCGAGGGAAAGGCGCCGCCCACGATCCGCTTTTACGGATGGAACCCCCCGACGCTCTCCATCGGCTATTTTCAGCGGGTGGAAAAAGAGGTGGATCTGGATCGACTGCGTGAGCGCGGTTTGGGGTTTGTTCGGCGACCGACCGGGGGCCGGGCGGTTTTGCATGATCGGGAGTTGACTTACAGCATAATCGTTTCCGAATCATATCCAGGTATCCCTCGCTCGGTGACCCAATCGTACCGGGTGTTCAGCAACGGACTGTTGGAAGGCTTCCGCCAACTCGGTTTGCAGGCGGACATGGTATCGTTGGCGGACGAATCCGAGAAAGAGCGCTTTGCCTCCATGGGATCGGCGGCTTGTTTCGATTCCCCCTCTTGGTACGAACTGGTCGTGGAAGGGCGTAAGGTAGCCGGCAGTGCACAGACGAGACAACGGGGTGTCATTTTGCAACACGGTTCCATTCTGCTCGATCTGGATGTGGACTTGCTGTTCGATGTGCTCCGTTTTCCCTCCGAGCGGGTGAAGGAGCGGATGAAGGCAGGTTTTCTCGAAAAAGCGGTGGCCATCAATCATTTGCGGGAAAACCCCGTCACGATGGAAGAGGCGTTGGAAGCATTTACGCGCGGATTTGAAAAAGGGATGGGAATCCGGCTGTCGCCTGGTGAACTGTCCGCATATGAAGAGACGCTCGTCCAACAACTGGTGGAAACGAGGTACGGTCGGGATGAGTGGAATTTGAAACGCTAA
- a CDS encoding DeoR/GlpR family DNA-binding transcription regulator, whose product MFAEERRQKIWELLQKQQRVLAKELAEMFGVSVDSIRRDLSIMEEQGLLKKTHGGAIPIPKVRTLPPPPAIRYEKPSPHIRAIAKMAASYIQEGDTVFIGSAGIHHSMPQYLPRNKTFTVVTHSIQIADALRENEYIDTYLIGGRVKPSGSITDTLATEFIGQFTIDLCFATGGGISERGISTSTPEVAGFGRAVAEVSRRLIGLAPHDKLGIDCFAKMIPIQRIDLVITDEEADQDAVRKLTNQGIKVIMAKAEEEEIR is encoded by the coding sequence ATGTTCGCGGAGGAGCGTAGGCAAAAAATATGGGAATTGCTTCAAAAGCAGCAAAGAGTGTTGGCCAAAGAGTTGGCCGAGATGTTTGGAGTTTCAGTGGATTCCATACGCAGAGATCTTTCGATCATGGAAGAACAAGGATTGCTCAAAAAAACCCATGGTGGTGCTATTCCGATTCCCAAGGTGCGGACTCTGCCACCGCCACCTGCCATTCGATATGAGAAACCATCACCGCATATCCGTGCCATTGCCAAAATGGCCGCCTCTTATATACAGGAAGGGGATACTGTATTCATTGGCAGTGCGGGCATTCATCATAGCATGCCCCAATATCTTCCGAGAAACAAAACTTTCACGGTAGTGACGCATTCCATCCAAATAGCCGATGCCTTGAGGGAAAATGAATATATTGACACGTATCTGATCGGCGGCAGGGTAAAACCATCCGGGAGCATTACGGATACATTGGCCACCGAGTTTATAGGCCAATTTACCATTGATCTTTGTTTTGCAACCGGCGGTGGAATTTCCGAAAGAGGGATCAGTACGTCTACTCCTGAAGTGGCGGGTTTTGGTCGTGCAGTTGCGGAGGTGTCACGGAGACTCATCGGTTTAGCTCCACATGACAAACTGGGGATTGATTGTTTCGCCAAAATGATTCCGATCCAACGCATCGATCTGGTGATTACAGACGAAGAAGCGGACCAAGATGCTGTTCGGAAATTGACGAATCAGGGAATCAAGGTGATCATGGCGAAAGCAGAGGAGGAAGAAATTCGATGA